A window of Castanea sativa cultivar Marrone di Chiusa Pesio chromosome 1, ASM4071231v1 contains these coding sequences:
- the LOC142615611 gene encoding pentatricopeptide repeat-containing protein At4g30700 gives MICTNIGTACYTPRGRNFFLDLLNKATTLSQLYQTHAQIILHGLHHDLSTLTKLTHKLSDFKAIHHARLLFLSTQKPDLFLFNVLIKGFSTNHSPSSAVSLYTHLRTRTNLKPDNFTYAFAISAASGFESEKFGLLLHANAVVDGFGFSLFVGSAVVDLYFKFSRIEMARKVFDLMPERDTVLWNTMVSGLVRNCCFGDSIEVFQDMVKGGVKFDSTTLATVLPAAAELQDLGVGMGIQCLALKLGYDCDEYVTTGLVSLYSKCGEIDTARWLFRQIDQPDLIACNAMISGYTCNGETESSVRLFGELLASGQEANSSTLVGLIPVFSPFGHLQLTCCIHGFCVKCGGFSHASVSTALTTVYSRLNEIESARLLFDEAPEKSLASWNAMISGYTQNGFTEMAISLFREMIFEVRPNPVTITSILSACAQLGALSLGKWVHGLIKSENLESNIYVSTALIDMYAKCGSIVEARQLFDLMTDKNVVTWNAMISAYGLHGHGNEALKLFNEMLHSGLPPSNVTFLSVLYACSHAGLVRKGNEIFHSMVHDYGFQPLPEHYACMVDILGRAGKLNEALKFIEKMPGEAGPAVWGALLGACMIHKDTNLARMASERLFELDPENVGYHVLLSNIYSADRNFLKAASVRQVVKKRKLSKTPGCTLIEVGETPHVFTSGDWSHPQATAIYKMLEKLTGKMREAGFQSETVTALHDVEEEEKELMVKVHSEKLAICFGLIATEPGTEIRIIKNLRVCLDCHNATKFISKITERVIVVRDANRFHHFKDGVCSCGDYW, from the coding sequence ATGATTTGTACAAACATAGGCACAGCTTGTTACACACCACGAGGCCGCAACTTCTTCCTAGACCTCTTGAACAAGGCCACAACTCTCTCCCAACTCTACCAAACCCACGCCCAAATCATCCTCCATGGCCTTCACCACGACCTCTCCACCCtcacaaaactcactcacaaaCTATCTGACTTCAAAGCCATTCACCATGCACGTCTACTCTTCCTCTCTACCCAAAAACCTGACCTTTTCCTCTTCAATGTCCTCATCAAAGGGTTCTCCACCAATCACTCACCTTCATCTGCTGTTTCACTCTACACCCATTTGAGAACAAGGACTAATCTTAAGCCTGATAACTTTACTTACGCGTTTGCTATATCGGCAGCCTCGGGTTTTGAGTCGGAAAAGTTTGGTCTTTTGTTGCACGCTAATGCGGTTGTTGATGGGTTTGGATTCAGTTTGTTTGTTGGGTCTGCGGTGGTGGATTTGTACTTCAAGTTTTCACGTATTGAGATGGCGAGGAAGGTGTTTGATTTAATGCCTGAGAGAGACACGGTTTTGTGGAATACTATGGTTTCTGGGTTGGTGAGGAACTGTTGTTTTGGTGATTCTATAGAGGTCTTTCAGGATATGGTAAAAGGTGGGGTGAAGTTTGATTCTACAACTTTGGCAACTGTGCTTCCGGCTGCAGCAGAGTTGCAGGATTTGGGAGTGGGAATGGGGATTCAGTGCTTGGCTTTGAAACTGGGATATGATTGTGATGAGTATGTGACAACGGGTTTGGTTTCGTTGTATTCAAAATGTGGGGAGATTGACACGGCAAGATGGTTATTTAGGCAGATTGATCAGCCGGATTTGATAGCTTGTAATGCAATGATTTCTGGGTATACTTGCAATGGTGAGACCGAGTCTTCCGTGAGGCTATTCGGTGAACTGCTTGCTTCTGGGCAGGAAGCCAATTCAAGCACATTGGTAGGGTTGATTCCTGTCTTTTCGCCATTCGGGCATCTGCAGCTTACTTGCTGTATTCATGGTTTCTGTGTGAAATGTGGTGGTTTTTCACATGCTTCTGTTTCAACTGCATTAACTACAGTTTATAGTAGACTAAATGAAATTGAATCAGCACGGCTGCTTTTTGATGAAGCTCCAGAGAAAAGTTTGGCTTCTTGGAATGCTATGATATCTGGTTATACTCAAAATGGGTTTACAGAGATGGCAATTTCTCTTTTCCGGGAAATGATTTTTGAAGTCCGTCCAAATCCTGTCACAATTACAAGTATTCTTTCGGCTTGTGCTCAGCTTGGGGCTTTAAGTCTTGGAAAATGGGTTCATGGCTTGATTAAGAGTGAGAATCTTGAGTCTAATATATATGTCTCAACTGCTCTAATTGACATGTATGCAAAGTGTGGGAGTATTGTGGAGGCTCGGCAATTATTTGACTTGATGACAGATAAAAATGTAGTCACTTGGAATGCCATGATTTCGGCTTATGGCCTCCACGGACATGGGAATGAAGCACTAAAGCTTTTTAATGAGATGTTGCATTCTGGGCTTCCGCCATCCAACGTTACTTTTCTTTCTGTCTTGTATGCTTGTAGTCATGCTGGTTTGGTGAGGAAAGGAAATGAAATTTTCCATTCTATGGTCCATGATTATGGGTTTCAGCCATTACCTGAGCATTATGCCTGCATGGTTGACATCCTTGGCCGAGCAGGAAAACTAAATGAAGCCTTGAAATTTATAGAGAAAATGCCAGGTGAGGCAGGTCCTGCTGTATGGGGTGCATTACTTGGTGCTTGCATGATTCACAAAGACACAAACCTGGCCCGCATGGCTTCTGAAAGGCTATTTGAACTGGACCCAGAAAATGTTGGATACCATGTCTTACTCTCAAATATTTACTCAGCTGATAGGAATTTTCTTAAGGCCGCTTCAGTACGACAAGTTGTCAAGAAAAGAAAGCTGTCAAAGACTCCTGGGTGCACTCTAATTGAGGTTGGTGAGACGCCACATGTCTTTACATCTGGTGATTGGTCCCATCCTCAAGCAACAGCAATCTACAAAATGCTAGAGAAGTTGACTGGAAAGATGAGGGAGGCTGGATTTCAATCAGAGACTGTCACTGCTTTGCATGACGTAGAGGAGGAAGAGAAGGAGCTAATGGTCAAGGTTCACAGTGAGAAGTTGGCCATTTGTTTTGGCCTCATTGCTACTGAACCTGGAACTGAAATCCGAATCATTAAGAATCTCAGGGTTTGTTTAGATTGCCATAATGCAACTAAATTTATATCCAAGATTACAGAGAGAGTTATTGTGGTTAGAGATGCTAATAGATTTCATCATTTTAAGGATGGTGTCTGTTCTTGTGGAGACTATTggtga
- the LOC142615632 gene encoding AUGMIN subunit 8 has protein sequence MDVYESEQVLRKHKSVETPRPPLVPAEKNNAVTSRRPRTREVSSRYKSPSPAASPRRCPSPNLTRSLSASPTTPKLVPKRSQSVERKRPSTPPSPPSTSRPSTPVHDSAVDIHLSSRKIGNGRSLESLWPSTMRSLSVSFQSDSISIPISKKEKPVPNAPSDRTLRPSSNVAHKQVETPTLPRKPTPERKRSPLKGKNAPDQSENSRPVDGLNTRLIDQHRWPSRPAGNALTKSIDLSDRMVRAFSSPVPSLRRMPVSDAMGKPLQKSSSDAERQLSLDVSARVGNVANSIDDNPVQVLGTRKSVSTSRTPLIIPPSRSMSLPSPGSRLSSPSKTSALSSAASRGVSPSRMRPSTPPPRGVSPSRVRPSQSSAQSNSTTSVLSFIADVKKGKKGASYIEDAHHLRLLYNRFLQWRFANARAEAVLYIQKVTAERTLFNVWNATLDLWDSVISKRINLQQLKLELKLNSILNNQMVYFDDWALLERDHIESLSGAVEDLEASTIRLPVTAGARADIESLKAAICSAVDVMQAMGSSIWSLLSGVEGMNSLVSELAVVAAQEKAMLDECEALLASTTAMQVEEHSLRTHLIQRKQSLEKGE, from the exons ATGGATGTATATGAATCAGAGCAAGTATTGCGGAAGCATAAGTCAGTGGAGACCCCAAGACCACCGTTGGTTCCGGCTGAAAAGAATAATGCAGTCACCAGCCGCCGTCCTCGGACAAGGGAAGTTAGTTCTAGGTACAAGTCACCTTCTCCGGCAGCGAGTCCCCGGCGTTGCCCTTCTCCAAACCTCACAAGATCATTGTCTGCATCCCCTACAACCCCCAAATTGGTACCAAAGAGATCCCAATCTGTAGAGAGGAAGCGGCCCTCAACACCCCCTTCCCCACCATCTACATCAAGGCCGTCCACACCAGTCCATGATTCAGCTGTAGATATTCATTTGTCATCCAGAAAGATAGGAAATGGCCGATCTCTGGAGAGTTTATGGCCTTCCACAATGCGTAGTTTGAGTGTTTCATTTCAATCTGATTCCATATCAATTCCTATCAGTAAGAAGGAAAAACCGGTTCCTAATGCTCCTTCAGACCGCACTTTGCGGCCATCATCAAATGTGGCACATAAGCAAGTTGAAACACCTACCCTTCCACGAAAGCCTACACCGGAGAGGAAGAGGAGTCCTCTTAAAGGAAAGAATGCACCTGATCAGTCAGAGAACTCTAGACCAGTTGATGGTTTAAATACCCGACTGATAGATCAGCATCGATGGCCAAGTAGACCGGCTGGGAATGCATTGACTAAAAGTATTGATCTCAGTGACAGGATGGTCAGGGCTTTTAGTAGTCCAGTTCCTTCCTTGAGGAGAATGCCTGTATCTGATGCAATGGGTAAACCATTACAGAAGTCTTCTAGTGATGCTGAAAGGCAATTATCACTTGATGTAAGTGCTAGAGTAGGAAATGTGGCTAATTCAATTGACGATAATCCGGTACAGGTACTTGGTACTCGCAAGTCTGTTTCTACAAGCAGAACACCGTTAATAATACCTCCATCTAGATCTATGTCTTTACCTTCCCCTGGGTCACGGCTATCATCACCTAGTAAGACCTCAGCATTGTCATCCGCTGCTAGTAGAGGTGTCAGTCCTTCTCGGATGAGACCTTCAACTCCTCCTCCTCGAGGGGTTAGTCCATCTCGGGTTCGGCCATCCCAGTCCTCCGCTCAATCCAACAGTACAACTTCTGTACTTAGTTTCATTGCAGATgttaagaaaggaaaaaagggtGCAAGCTACATAGAAGATGCTCATCATCTGCGGCTGCTATACAATAGATTTTTGCAATGGCGCTTTGCAAATGCCCGGGCAGAGGCTGTACTTTACATTCAGAAAGTAACAGCAGAG AGAACTTTATTTAACGTTTGGAATGCTACACTGGATCTGTGGGATTCAGTAATCAGTAAGAGGATCAATCTTCAACAGCTGAAGCTAGAGCTTAAGCTGAACTCAATTTTGAATAATCAA atggtctattttgatgattgGGCTTTACTTGAAAGAGATCATATTGAGTCTTTATCTGGGGCTGTAGAAGATTTAGAGGCAAGCACTATCCGTCTTCCGGTAACTGCAGGAGCGCGG GCAGATATTGAATCTTTAAAGGCTGCTATTTGCTCGGCTGTTGATGTGATGCAGGCTATGGGATCCTCTATATGGTCTTTGCTCTCAGGG GTGGAGGGTATGAATAGTCTGGTTTCCGAACTTGCAGTCGTAGCAGCACAGGAGAAAGCTATGCTTGACGAATGTGAAGCACTCTTGGCTTCCACAACAGCTATGCAG GTAGAGGAACACAGCCTTAGGACACATCTCATACAAAGGAAACAATCTTTGGAGAAGGGTGAATAG
- the LOC142615602 gene encoding cellulose synthase A catalytic subunit 7 [UDP-forming] produces the protein MEASAGLVAGSHNRNELVVIHGHEEHKPLRNLDGQFCEICGDQVGLTVDGDLFVACNECGFPVCRPCYEYERREGSQLCPQCKTRYKRLKGSPRVEGDEDEEDVDDIEHEFNMDDERNKHKYQAEAMLHGKMSYGRGPEDVEENSQFPPVISGRSRPVSGEFPISSHAHGDQMLSSSLHKRVHPYPVSEPGSARWDEKKEEGWKERMDDWKLQQGNLGLEQDDQDADMAMLDEARQPLSRKVPIASSKINPYRMVIIARLVILCFFLRYRIMNPVHDAFGLWLTSVTCEIWFAISWILDQFPKWFPIDRETYLDRLSLRYEREGEPNQLCPVDVFVSTVDPMKEPPLVTANTILSILAMDYPVDKISCYISDDGASMLTFEALSETAEFARKWVPFCKKFAIEPRAPEMYFSEKIDYLKDKVQPTFVKERRAMKREYEEFKVRVNALVAKALKVPPEGWIMQDGTPWPGNNTKDHPGMIQVFLGHSGGHDTEGNELPRLVYVSREKRPGFQHHKKAGAMNALVRVSAVLTNAPFMLNLDCDHYINNSKAAREAMCFLMDPQVGKKVCYVQFPQRFDGIDRNDRYANRNTVFFDINMKGLDGLQGPVYVGTGCVFRRQALYGYNPPKGPKRPKMVSCDCCPCFGRRKKQKLAKLGATEEGVNLQGMDDDKELMMSQMNFEKKFGQSAIFVTSTLMEQGGVPPSSSPAALLKEAIHVISCGYEDKTEWGLELGWIYGSITEDILTGFKMHCRGWRSIYCMPRRPAFKGTAPINLSDRLNQVLRWALGSIEIFFSRHCPCWYGYKEKKLKWLERFAYANTTIYPFTSLPLLAYCTLPAICLLTDKFIMPPISTFASLYFIALFISIYATGILELRWSGVSIEEWWRNEQFWVIGGISAHLFAVVQGLLKVLAGIDTNFTVTSKSADDEDFGELYAFKWTTLLIPPTTVLIINLVGVVAGISDAINNGYQSWGPLFGKLFFAFWVIVHLYPFLKGLMGRQNRTPTIVVIWSILLASIFSLLWVRIDPFVLKTKGPDTKNCGINC, from the exons GGAGCCCAAGGGTGGAGggagatgaagatgaagaggaTGTGGATGATATTGAGCATGAATTCAACATGGATGATGAGAGGAACAAACATAAATATCAGGCAGAAGCGATGCTTCATGGTAAGATGAGCTATGGAAGAGGCCCAGAAGACGTCGAAGAAAACTCCCAATTCCCACCAGTTATCTCTGGTAGATCTCGACCG GTGAGTGGTGAATTTCCAATATCATCTCATGCTCATGGAGACCAGATGCTATCTTCTTCATTGCATAAAAGGGTGCATCCCTATCCAGTTTCTGAACCAG GAAGTGCAAGGTgggatgaaaagaaagaagaaggttGGAAGGAGAGGATGGATGACTGGAAATTGCAGCAAGGCAACCTGGGGCTTGAACAGGATGACCAAGACGCTGACATGGCCAT GTTAGATGAAGCTAGGCAACCACTTTCGAGAAAAGTACCAATTGCATCTAGCAAAATCAATCCTTATCGGATGGTGATTATTGCTCGGCTTGTTATTTTGTGCTTCTTCCTCCGATATAGAATCATGAACCCGGTGCATGATGCGTTTGGCCTCTGGTTAACATCTGTTACATGTGAAATTTGGTTTGCAATTTCATGGATCCTTGATCAGTTCCCTAAATGGTTCCCAATTGATCGCGAGACCTACCTTGATCGTCTTTCACTCAG GTATGAGCGGGAGGGCGAACCGAATCAGCTGTGTCCAGTGGATGTCTTTGTCAGTACTGTGGATCCCATGAAGGAACCTCCTCTTGTTACAGCAAATACAATTCTTTCGATCTTGGCCATGGACTACCCAGTTGATAAGATCTCATGCTACATTTCTGATGATGGTGCTTCCATGCTCACATTTGAAGCATTGTCTGAAACTGCAGAGTTTGCAAGGAAATGGGTACCTTTCTGTAAGAAATTTGCCATAGAGCCTCGAGCCCCTGAGATGTACTTCAGTGAGAAGATTGATTATCTCAAGGACAAAGTCCAACCTACTTTTGTTAAGGAACGTCGAGCTATGAAG AGAGAATATGAAGAATTCAAAGTTAGAGTAAATGCACTTGTGGCCAAAGCCTTGAAAGTTCCTCCAGAAGGGTGGATTATGCAAGATGGGACGCCATGGCCAGGAAACAATACTAAGGATCACCCTGGTATGATTCAGGTCTTCCTTGGTCACAGTGGAGGCCATGATACTGAAGGAAATGAGCTTCCTCGTCTTGTCTATGTTTCCCGTGAGAAAAGACCTGGTTTTCAACATCACAAGAAAGCTGGTGCCATGAATGCCCTG GTTCGCGTCTCTGCAGTGCTTACCAATGCTCCTTTCATGCTGAACTTGGATTGTGATCACTACATTAACAACAGCAAAGCTGCGAGGGAGGCCATGTGTTTCTTGATGGATCCCCAGGTAGGAAAGAAGGTTTGCTATGTCCAATTCCCTCAAAGATTCGATGGCATTGATAGGAATGATCGTTACGCCAACAGAAACACGGTCTTCTTTGAT ATTAACATGAAAGGTCTAGATGGACTTCAAGGTCCTGTATATGTCGGTACAGGATGTGTTTTCAGAAGGCAAGCTTTATATGGCTATAACCCTCCAAAAGGTCCTAAGCGCCCAAAGATGGTAAGCTGTGACTGCTGCCCATGTTTTGGACGCCGCAAGAAGCAAAAACTTGCAAAGCTTGGAGCAACTGAAGAGGGTGTAAACCTACAAG GAATGGATGATGACAAGGAGCTAATGATGTCCCAgatgaattttgaaaagaagTTTGGGCAGTCCGCAATTTTTGTGACTTCAACCTTGATGGAACAGGGTGGTGTGCCTCCTTCCTCAAGTCCAGCTGCCCTGCTCAAAGAAGCCATTCATGTTATTAGTTGTGGATATGAAGACAAAACTGAATGGGGTCTTGAG CTTGGTTGGATTTACGGATCTATCACAGAGGATATCCTCACAGGTTTCAAAATGCATTGCCGTGGTTGGAGGTCCATATACTGTATGCCACGCAGACCTGCATTTAAGGGTACAGCTCCCATCAACCTGTCAGATAGGCTTAACCAGGTGCTTCGGTGGGCCCTTGGTTCCATTGAGATCTTTTTCAGTCGCCACTGTCCTTGTTGGTATGGCTACAAGGAAAAGAAGCTCAAGTGGCTAGAGAGATTTGCCTATGCCAACACAACTATCTATCCCTTCACCTCGTTACCTCTCCTCGCCTATTGTACCCTTCCTGCCATCTGCTTGCTCACCGACAAATTCATCATGCCACCG ATAAGCACTTTTGCAAGTCTCTACTTCATTGCCCTGTTCATTTCGATCTATGCCACGGGTATTCTTGAGCTCAGATGGAGTGGAGTTAGCATTGAAGAATGGTGGAGAAATGAGCAATTCTGGGTCATTGGTGGTATATCGGCACATCTCTTTGCTGTTGTGCAAGGTCTCCTGAAGGTTTTGGCTGGAATTGACACCAACTTCACAGTCACATCCAAGTCAGCAGACGATGAAGACTTTGGAGAGTTATACGCCTTTAAATGGACAACCCTTTTAATCCCTCCAACCACAGTCTTAATCATCAACCTTGTTGGAGTTGTTGCTGGGATCTCAGATGCCATAAACAATGGATACCAATCATGGGGACCTCTATTTGGGAAGCTCTTCTTTGCCTTCTGGGTGATTGTCCATCTCTACCCATTCCTTAAAGGTCTGATGGGGAGGCAGAACCGGACACCAACAATCGTTGTCATATGGTCAATCCTTTTGGCTTCTATCTTCTCCTTGCTTTGGGTCCGAATTGATCCATTTGTGTTAAAAACCAAGGGACCTGACACTAAGAATTGTGGAATTAATTGCTAG